CGGTTTGTTCAGCAGGATGTACTCCAGCGCTGGTGCGCGATCTTGCAGCAACCGGCCGTCGAATTCGATCCGGTCCGATCGCGCATCGACGATCTGGCCGACGTGGCCGGGTTCCCCGTTTACTAGCACCCGGCCGGAGGCGATCGCATCCTCCATCGCTCGCCGCGACCCCAGCCCATTGCGGGCCAGAACGACGTGCAAACGGAGGCTAGAGTCCTTTTGCGGACGATCGTTGGATTTCACCAGGGCTAATCCGCTCCCGGCCTACCGTGCTCATTCCGAGAAACCACTCGCTTCGGCTGCCGGGTCCAATTCCCCGGATCTCGGGGAGAAGCCGCGCCTCGCCCTGAATTCGAGGGAGTCATCCGGCCGGTCAACAGGCCGGTCAACTTCCGGGCTGGTTCATACTCCCGCCATTGGCTCCTGGACAGTGGCACGCCGGTTTGATCTGAAATGCTCGACTCCGGCGCAGTCGCTCCGCCGGTCGCGCACGAGGGTGCGACCGCACGGACGGGGAACCGGAGACCTTGCTGATCGAATTTGAAATCCGGCCCGGGACTCGCAGACCGATGTGCCTTCGGCGCCTGGTCGCCCCACCCATCCAAGCGTGGCTTGGAATCCATCAAGCAAACAGCATCTTGGCATCGTAGCTCGCCAGTCGCCGATCGGATGTCACCAGGACTAGCCCCCTCGCCAGCGCTTGAGCGACCAGCATCCGGTCGAAAGGGTCTCGGTGGTGCCGGGGCAGCTCGCCGGCCAAGCGGGCGTCAGCTGCATCGATGGCGAGCCCTTCGAAACCGTCGTTGTCGATGTCGAATACCTCGTTTCCGACCCGGAGTTTTCCAAGCGATCGCTTCACGCTGATTTCCCAAATGGTGGCCGCGCTCACAAACACTGCGTTTTCCGGGTCGGCGATTGCGCCGACGGCCGAATCGGACAGCGACTGCCCCGCTACCCACCGCAGCAGCACGCTCGTGTCCAACAAGACGTTCACGATGAACCCGAATCCGCGCCTTCGAAATCCGCGACGACCCCCGCGGGCGTCTCGTCAAAGTCCGGAGCTACCCACACCGTGCCGCCTAACCTGCCTGGTCGGCGAGGAGTCTGCGGAAACGTGTATGGCACCAGACGCGCAATTGGCCGCCCGGCCCTTCCTAGCACCAACTCTTCGCCGTCGGCAACTCGGTCCAGGAGCTTCGACAAATTCGTCTTGGCCTCATAGACGTTGATAACCATCTGAACCTCTCGGTCACAGTCTTATTGGTCTGGTCTAGTCTAGTCCTTCCAAAAGAATTGATTTTCGATGAGCAATATCGAATCCGCCCGCCAGGTGGTGAGCCGGTTCTGCGAGCGCCGTCCGCGTTTCCGCCAGATTCCTTGACCAAGGTCGGCGACTCACCGGCCGGTTGCGTTTCCGGCAGCTTTATCGACCCCGGGTCGTGGCACACCGAGGCCCTGATTCCAAGTCTGGGAAAAGGCGGTCCAGTAGTCGGACAACAGACTGGAATTGCGCGGGGAGGTCCCAGTTCCACATCCGAGGCGGGCCGGTTGCAGGCCGATGATTCGGCGCGTAAGGCCGACTGGCGGAGACCCACTAAAATGCGGCCACTTCGCCGCATCTGCCGGGTAATGGCCATCTCCGACAACGACTCAATTCTGTTCGCCGAGGTCTCCGAGCAAATCGCCGCGCTGCGCGGCGGGCATATCTCGCCGGTTGAATTGGTCGAGGCGCACCTTGGCCGGATCGAGAGCCAGCCGGCATTCTCCGATGCCTGGATGGAGGTGTTCGCCGAATCGGCGCTGGAGCAGGCCGCCGCCCTGGGTTCGTCCGACCTTGAGAAGCCTCTGGGCGGCATTCCGGTCGCCTCCAAGGATCTATTCGACATCGCCGGGATGGTGACCACCGCGGCCTCGCCCACCCGCCTGGGGGCGGCGTCTGCGCCGGAGGACTCCCACGTAATAGCCCGCCTGCGCCAAGCCGGCGCAATCATCCTCGGCAAGACCGTGCTGCACGAATTCGCTTTCGGCGTGACCGGAGTGAACCCGCATTTCGGGACGCCCCCCAACCCGTGGCGGCGCGACCGGGTGCCGGGTGGGTCTTCCTCCGGGTCGGCGGTCGCGGTTGCGATCGGTGCCGCGCCGCTGGCGCTGGGCTCGGACACCGGCGGATCGATCCGCCTGCCGGCCGCCTTGTGCGGTATCAGCGGCCACAAACCCACCTACGGATTCGTCTCTAAACGTGGCGTTTTTCCGCTGTCGCTGAACCTGGACCACGCGGGCCCGATGGCCCGGTCCGCGCAGGACTGCGCGATCATGCTCGATGCCATCGCCGGCTACGACCCGCGCGACCCGTACTGCCCGCCGGGCGAGCGCATCAAGACTGAGGAACGAATTGGCCGGTCGATCGCCGGCTGGAGGATCGCCATTCCCGACGATGAACACTTCGCCGACCTTCAATCCGAAGTCGGGTCCGCGATCGAGCGCGCCATCGCGACCCTGGGGGAACTTGGGGCGGTGCTGGTGGAAGTGCCGATGCCCTGGGCCGGTCCGGCTTTTGCCAACAATTCCGCAATGGTGCCGGCCGAGGCCGCCTACATCCATCGCGAGCTGCTGGGGGACTCGGACCTCGGCCGGGTCTCGCCCGACACCCAGGCCCGGCTGCGGGCGGCTTTTGCGACCTCGGCAGTCGACTACCAGGAACGCGTTGACCGCCGCGCCGAGATCGTCCGGGCCGCCGAGCTGCTCCTGACCGAATACGATCTTCTGCTGACCCCGAGCTGCTACCGCACGGCGGGACTGCTCGAAGGCGCCGACACCCGGCGCTACCTGCGCGACGTGGCTTTTACCGGAATTTTTGACCAGACCGGCCAGCCTTCAATCTCGGTGCCGTGCGGGTTCGACTCCGAGGGCCTGCCCATCGGTCTCATGCTCACCGCCCGGCGCTGGCGCGACGACCTGCCGCTCACCGCCGCCCACGCTTTCCAGCAGGCCACCAGCTGGCACCGCGCCCGGCCCCGGTTGGACTAGCCGGGCGGTGGCCGACCAACTCTGCTACCTGGGGCTGGCCGAGGCGGCCCGCCTGATCCGCGATCGCCGCCTCGGATCGCGCGAGCTCGTCCAGGCCTGCATTGACCGCTACAACGCCCTGCCGCCGCACCAAAGCGCTTTCATAGACCACCAGGCCGAGGCCGCGCTTGCCGCCGCCGACGATTGCGACCGCAACGACTCGGCGGCAACCGGCGTACTGGCCGGGATCCCGCTGGTCCTGAAAGACAACCACGACGTTGTCGGCCGCGCCTACAGCGGCGGATCGTTGGTCCTATCGAGCGATCCGGCCCCGGCTGACTCGAGCCCGGTGCGGCAGCTCAAGTCGGCCGGCGCGATCATCGTCGGATTCGCCAACATGCATGAACTGGGGTTCGGCGCGTCCAACATCAACCGGCACTTCGGCACTCCGGCCAACCCCTGGGACCGGGAGCGGGTGCCGGGCGGATCTTCGGGCGGGACCGCGGCGGCGGTCGCGGCCGGCATGGCGGCCGGCGGGACAGGTACCGACGCCGGCGGTTCGATCCGCACCCCGGCCGCGCACTGCGGAATATGCGGCCACAAGCCGACCTTCGGTCTGGTCGCAAAGTACGGGGTTCTTTCGCTCACCCCGAGCCAGGGCGT
The Chloroflexota bacterium genome window above contains:
- a CDS encoding type II toxin-antitoxin system VapC family toxin, with amino-acid sequence MVNVLLDTSVLLRWVAGQSLSDSAVGAIADPENAVFVSAATIWEISVKRSLGKLRVGNEVFDIDNDGFEGLAIDAADARLAGELPRHHRDPFDRMLVAQALARGLVLVTSDRRLASYDAKMLFA
- a CDS encoding type II toxin-antitoxin system Phd/YefM family antitoxin, coding for MVINVYEAKTNLSKLLDRVADGEELVLGRAGRPIARLVPYTFPQTPRRPGRLGGTVWVAPDFDETPAGVVADFEGADSGSS
- a CDS encoding amidase — translated: MRPLRRICRVMAISDNDSILFAEVSEQIAALRGGHISPVELVEAHLGRIESQPAFSDAWMEVFAESALEQAAALGSSDLEKPLGGIPVASKDLFDIAGMVTTAASPTRLGAASAPEDSHVIARLRQAGAIILGKTVLHEFAFGVTGVNPHFGTPPNPWRRDRVPGGSSSGSAVAVAIGAAPLALGSDTGGSIRLPAALCGISGHKPTYGFVSKRGVFPLSLNLDHAGPMARSAQDCAIMLDAIAGYDPRDPYCPPGERIKTEERIGRSIAGWRIAIPDDEHFADLQSEVGSAIERAIATLGELGAVLVEVPMPWAGPAFANNSAMVPAEAAYIHRELLGDSDLGRVSPDTQARLRAAFATSAVDYQERVDRRAEIVRAAELLLTEYDLLLTPSCYRTAGLLEGADTRRYLRDVAFTGIFDQTGQPSISVPCGFDSEGLPIGLMLTARRWRDDLPLTAAHAFQQATSWHRARPRLD
- a CDS encoding amidase codes for the protein MTRPASLQSRCRAGSTPRACPSVSCSPPGAGATTCRSPPPTLSSRPPAGTAPGPGWTSRAVADQLCYLGLAEAARLIRDRRLGSRELVQACIDRYNALPPHQSAFIDHQAEAALAAADDCDRNDSAATGVLAGIPLVLKDNHDVVGRAYSGGSLVLSSDPAPADSSPVRQLKSAGAIIVGFANMHELGFGASNINRHFGTPANPWDRERVPGGSSGGTAAAVAAGMAAGGTGTDAGGSIRTPAAHCGICGHKPTFGLVAKYGVLSLTPSQGVVGPLARSAEDLALLLTALTGHDRRDPYSVDVGQIDHRAVLKLGVGGRRLAVPTEHFFDDLPPEIVANVEAAISVWESLGAEIHRVPTPWAAPAVEPNRQLTAIEAAHQLRHLMADDARFSQLAADVQHRLLESATATSGRYLELMDRMRALTRAAEDFFDDYDALITPTNYTTAGRADNPDLITEYLRMDAIPGVFNLTRQPSVAIPSGFDSQGLPTSVLISTRQFGDAMALRIAHAFQQVTDFHVRVPTAVG